One window of Cucurbita pepo subsp. pepo cultivar mu-cu-16 chromosome LG19, ASM280686v2, whole genome shotgun sequence genomic DNA carries:
- the LOC111781139 gene encoding probable carboxylesterase 15, protein MGSLPYIVEDCMGVLQLYSDGTVFRSDEIRFPFPITDDSSVVFRDVLYDAVHGLHLRLIKPAVSLNSNTKLPVLFFLHGGGFCVGSRSWANPHNCCVRLALGLEALVIVPDYRLAPENRLPAAVEDGEKAIEWVRKGEDAWIEEGADLERVFVMGDSSGGNIAHHLAVGFGNDRGRFGVRIRGFVLMAPFFGGVVRTKSEEGPPEDFLNLDALDRFWRLSLPLGEDRDHPLANPFGPSSKSLEGVNLEPIMVMVGENELLKDRVQHYAKTLSQLGHRIEYVEFEGKQHGFFTSSQDTQLGDQVLAIIKRFMLQNSL, encoded by the exons atggGTTCCCTTCCTTACATTGTCGAAGATTGCATGGGCGTGCTCCAACTCTACAGCGACGGCACCGTCTTCCGCTCCGACGAAATCCGCTTCCCGTTTCCAATCACCGACGACAGCTCCGTCGTCTTCCGCGACGTTCTCTACGACGCCGTTCACGGTCTCCACCTCCGTCTCATAAAACCAGCAGTATCATTAAATTCCAACACTAAACTTCCAGTCCTGTTCTTCCTCCACGGCGGTGGTTTCTGCGTTGGCTCCCGATCCTGGGCGAATCCGCACAATTGCTGCGTTCGGCTTGCCCTAGGGTTGGAAGCGCTAGTAATCGTGCCGGACTACCGTCTAGCACCGGAAAATCGGCTTCCTGCGGCGGTGGAAGACGGAGAAAAAGCGATCGAGTGGGTGAGAAAGGGGGAAGACGCGTGGATTGAAGAAGGAGCGGATTTGGAGAGGGTATTTGTGATGGGAGACTCGTCGGGAGGGAACATTGCGCATCATTTGGCGGTAGGGTTTGGGAATGATCGTGGAAGATTTGGAGTGAGAATTAGAGGATTTGTTTTAATGGCGCCGTTCTTCGGCGGAGTGGTGAGGACGAAATCAGAGGAGGGTCCGCCGGAAGATTTTCTGAACTTGGACGCGCTTGACAG GTTTTGGAGGCTATCATTACCCTTGGGAGAAGATAGAGACCACCCATTGGCAAACCCATTTGGGCCATCAAGCAAGAGCCTTGAAGGAGTGAATTTGGAGCCGATCATGGTGATGGTTGGTGAAAATGAATTGCTGAAAGACAGAGTCCAACACTATGCCAAAACACTCTCACAATTGGGACACAGAATTGAGTATGTGGAGTTTGAAGGCAAACAACATGGGTTCTTCACTAGTTCTCAAGATACTCAACTGGGCGATCAAGTCCTGGCTATTATCAAACGTTTTATgcttcaaaactctctttga